One Pasteurella dagmatis DNA segment encodes these proteins:
- a CDS encoding ADP-ribosylglycohydrolase family protein — protein sequence MLLGAAIGDIAGSRFELNNYRRTDFDFITADCGFTDDTVCTVAVAEWALTNFTADLVPIMKKWCNKYPNAGYGGTFYHWIKFNADPKPYNSWGNGSAMRVSPVGWLCNDIESVLEYAKKSAEITHNHPEGIKGAQATAAAIYFARIGKTKSFIKDFIEQNFHYNLNQTCDEIRPTYRFDVSCQGTVPQAIVAFLESNDFEHAIRLAISLGGDSDTLAAITGSIAEAFYKEIPEAIKSKAIQLLPKEFIDILSRVKHV from the coding sequence ATGTTACTAGGTGCTGCTATTGGCGATATCGCGGGTTCTCGTTTTGAACTTAATAATTATAGAAGAACCGATTTTGATTTTATCACCGCAGATTGCGGATTTACAGATGATACTGTTTGTACCGTTGCGGTTGCTGAATGGGCATTAACAAATTTTACCGCTGATCTTGTGCCTATAATGAAAAAATGGTGCAACAAATACCCAAATGCAGGCTATGGTGGTACATTTTATCACTGGATCAAGTTTAACGCAGATCCTAAACCTTATAACAGTTGGGGCAATGGTTCAGCAATGCGAGTATCCCCAGTAGGTTGGTTGTGTAACGATATTGAAAGCGTATTAGAATATGCTAAAAAATCGGCAGAAATTACACATAATCACCCCGAGGGAATTAAGGGCGCACAAGCTACTGCCGCTGCAATTTATTTTGCAAGAATCGGTAAAACAAAATCCTTTATCAAAGACTTTATTGAACAAAATTTTCATTATAATTTGAATCAAACTTGCGATGAGATTCGTCCAACTTATCGGTTTGATGTAAGTTGCCAAGGTACGGTGCCGCAGGCAATTGTTGCTTTCTTAGAAAGTAATGATTTCGAACACGCAATTCGACTCGCAATATCATTAGGCGGCGATTCTGATACTTTAGCCGCAATTACGGGATCTATTGCTGAAGCATTTTATAAAGAGATTCCAGAGGCGATTAAATCGAAAGCTATTCAGCTTTTACCTAAAGAGTTTATAGATATTCTCTCTAGGGTTAAGCATGTATAA